The following proteins come from a genomic window of Achromobacter deleyi:
- a CDS encoding flagellar protein FliT has protein sequence MTSLTQYSSPILEHYQEIALITGEMLTAAQAGDWDTAMAHGQQYCELVERLRIAEPTAPLDEAGRAMKYDLLVRILENDALTRDLALPQLARLGELLGRMKRQQTLLSAYGYQAPEA, from the coding sequence ATGACGTCCCTTACCCAGTACTCATCCCCTATTCTGGAACACTACCAGGAGATCGCCCTCATCACGGGCGAGATGTTGACGGCCGCCCAGGCCGGCGACTGGGATACGGCGATGGCCCACGGGCAGCAATATTGCGAGCTGGTCGAACGCCTGCGGATCGCGGAACCGACCGCGCCACTGGACGAGGCCGGCCGCGCCATGAAGTACGACCTGCTGGTGCGCATCCTCGAAAACGACGCGCTCACGCGCGACCTGGCGCTCCCGCAACTGGCCCGGCTGGGCGAACTGCTGGGCCGCATGAAGCGCCAGCAGACGCTGCTGTCGGCCTACGGCTACCAGGCGCCTGAAGCATGA
- the fliE gene encoding flagellar hook-basal body complex protein FliE, with protein sequence MAVSGLSGIESMLQQMRVAVTKAETGNLAAGEAVAQPDGFAAELQRSIRRVTGAQNAATAQAKAFEMGAPDVSLNDVMIDLQKASIGFQTAVQVRNKLVAAYKEISSMAV encoded by the coding sequence ATGGCTGTATCAGGCTTGTCCGGCATCGAGAGCATGCTCCAGCAGATGCGCGTGGCCGTCACCAAGGCCGAAACCGGCAACCTGGCCGCCGGCGAGGCCGTGGCGCAGCCCGACGGCTTCGCCGCCGAGCTGCAACGCTCCATCCGCCGCGTCACCGGCGCGCAGAATGCCGCCACGGCGCAGGCCAAGGCCTTCGAAATGGGCGCGCCCGACGTGTCGCTCAACGACGTGATGATCGACCTGCAAAAAGCCAGCATCGGCTTCCAGACGGCCGTCCAGGTCCGCAACAAGCTGGTCGCGGCCTACAAGGAAATCTCGTCGATGGCCGTGTAA
- a CDS encoding flagellar hook-length control protein FliK, with amino-acid sequence MSVGPAALGNVLVQRLDAVLGTTMSAASANQVSGARPDAVSQPGNLDKPGSADGSNRDPRQGIQTGGARGDRPPTVLDAKTAAALALAARGLVTSSDTTASAPTTLGTTARAILSLLAQYPDAAPAVLGRAPLWSPNAPAQGSGAPAQPGAGQPAAQPAQPGQPQAPASGAAAPATTPAASATAALAAAAAATADLEADTQLGAKPGRPGGAADAPGGAKGADATTHASLAAAGPSARALGQALRVALQTSGLFYESHLTDMVFGRSNPAQLQQEPQARLTRSGVPTEADLARPRADSVGTSASRSGGDAPTTTGGTNTPAPGTPVSGIHQDLTVLVRQQLDVLANQALTWQGEAWPGTPMEWEVEREPYGGDPESGVPTWATRLKLDLPRLGLVDARLNLAGDQIVLQLVAPHGAAELNESSDQLRSRLLAAGLTLSHLVVNVVDPRPVIPTDF; translated from the coding sequence ATGAGCGTAGGTCCCGCGGCACTCGGCAACGTCCTAGTGCAGCGGTTGGACGCCGTGCTGGGCACGACGATGTCCGCCGCCAGCGCCAACCAGGTGTCGGGCGCGCGGCCGGATGCCGTCAGCCAGCCCGGCAACCTGGACAAGCCCGGCTCGGCCGACGGCTCCAATCGCGACCCACGGCAAGGCATCCAGACCGGCGGCGCCCGCGGCGACCGCCCGCCCACCGTCCTCGACGCCAAGACCGCCGCCGCGCTGGCGCTGGCCGCCCGTGGCCTGGTCACCAGCAGCGATACCACGGCTTCGGCCCCCACCACGCTGGGCACCACTGCCCGCGCGATCCTGTCGCTGCTGGCCCAATATCCCGACGCCGCGCCGGCGGTGCTGGGCCGCGCCCCCTTGTGGTCGCCCAACGCACCGGCGCAGGGTAGCGGCGCGCCGGCCCAACCGGGCGCCGGCCAACCCGCCGCGCAACCGGCGCAACCCGGACAACCCCAGGCCCCCGCCAGTGGCGCCGCGGCGCCCGCCACGACGCCGGCCGCCAGCGCGACCGCGGCCCTGGCCGCCGCCGCGGCAGCCACTGCCGACCTCGAAGCCGATACCCAGCTGGGCGCCAAGCCCGGCCGCCCTGGCGGCGCGGCTGACGCCCCCGGCGGCGCCAAGGGCGCCGACGCCACGACCCACGCCAGCCTGGCGGCGGCCGGACCGTCCGCCCGCGCGCTGGGCCAGGCGCTGCGCGTGGCGCTGCAGACCAGCGGCCTGTTCTACGAATCGCACCTGACCGACATGGTCTTCGGCCGCAGCAATCCGGCCCAGCTGCAGCAAGAGCCGCAAGCCAGGCTCACGCGCAGCGGCGTCCCCACCGAAGCCGACCTCGCCCGCCCGCGCGCCGACAGCGTCGGCACCTCCGCCAGCCGCTCCGGCGGCGATGCGCCGACGACGACGGGCGGCACCAACACCCCCGCGCCCGGCACGCCGGTCAGCGGCATCCACCAGGATCTCACCGTGCTGGTGCGCCAGCAGCTCGACGTGCTGGCCAACCAGGCATTGACCTGGCAGGGCGAAGCCTGGCCCGGCACCCCCATGGAGTGGGAAGTCGAGCGCGAGCCCTACGGCGGCGACCCGGAATCGGGCGTGCCCACCTGGGCCACCCGCCTGAAGCTGGACCTGCCCCGCCTGGGCCTGGTGGATGCGCGCCTGAACCTGGCCGGCGACCAGATCGTGCTGCAACTGGTCGCCCCGCACGGCGCGGCCGAGCTCAACGAGTCTTCGGACCAGTTGCGTTCACGCCTGCTGGCCGCCGGTCTCACGCTCAGCCACCTGGTGGTGAACGTGGTCGATCCGCGTCCCGTCATACCCACGGATTTCTGA
- the fliJ gene encoding flagellar export protein FliJ, with the protein MPSQLPLDMLINLAKESTDEAARLLGRLSTERTNAERQLGMLQDYRQDYLERLQQAMTTGMSASDCHNYQRFIGTLDDAIGQQQNVLRQADENLAKGRLYWQQEKRKLNSYDALAQRELRAQAVVESRREQRANDEYSARLVQRQAGMH; encoded by the coding sequence ATGCCTAGCCAATTGCCCCTGGACATGCTGATCAACCTGGCCAAGGAGAGCACGGACGAAGCCGCCCGCCTGCTTGGCCGCCTCAGCACCGAACGCACCAACGCCGAACGCCAGCTCGGCATGCTGCAGGACTATCGCCAGGACTACCTGGAACGCCTGCAGCAGGCCATGACCACCGGCATGTCGGCCAGCGATTGCCACAATTACCAGCGCTTCATCGGCACCCTGGACGACGCCATCGGCCAGCAGCAGAACGTGCTGCGCCAGGCCGACGAGAACCTGGCCAAGGGCCGGCTCTACTGGCAGCAGGAAAAGCGCAAGCTCAACTCGTACGACGCCCTGGCGCAGCGCGAATTGCGCGCCCAGGCCGTGGTCGAATCCCGCCGCGAACAGCGCGCCAACGACGAATACTCCGCCCGCCTGGTCCAGCGCCAGGCCGGGATGCATTAA
- the fliF gene encoding flagellar basal-body MS-ring/collar protein FliF, which translates to MNQQATLSASLLAKFPVLEKIRALPKPVLLGAAAAVVALIVAVAMWSSEPKYKVLFSNLDDRDGGAIVTALGTMNVPYKYNDTGTALLVPADRVYDARLQLASQGLPRGGSVGFELMDNARFGASQFAEQINYQRGLEGELARSIESMHTVQHARVHLAMPRQSLFVRERQPPTASVLLNVYPGRSLSDAQVSAISWLVASSVPELTAENVSVVDQNGRLLSSPLGEGRGMDADQTRMVRETEQRTVERILTILNPLVGPGNVHAQASAEMDFARREETSEVYRPNQEPGQAAIRSQQTSDQNQRGVNPAQGVPGALSNQPPGNAQAPIANPPQTQPPRPGQPQQQGQQQQQQQTTTGAQNAGGTINDRRDATTNYEVDRTISHIKQPVGTVKRLSVAVVVNYVRDKDGDLKALPPEELSKLTNLVREAMGYSESRGDSLNLVNSQFNDGPPALPMWRDPEMISLFKTILAWLVGGVLALWLYRKVRRSVGDYLYPPVDPEVAEAERIEAQREAQDMARAKETDRYQDNLERARTMANKDPRAVAMVLRTWMTKDEK; encoded by the coding sequence ATGAATCAGCAGGCTACCCTGAGCGCGTCGCTACTGGCGAAGTTTCCCGTGTTGGAAAAGATACGCGCCCTGCCCAAGCCGGTCCTGCTGGGCGCGGCAGCCGCCGTGGTCGCGCTCATCGTCGCCGTGGCGATGTGGAGCAGCGAGCCCAAGTACAAGGTGCTGTTCTCGAACCTGGACGACCGCGACGGCGGCGCCATCGTGACGGCCCTGGGCACCATGAACGTGCCCTACAAGTACAACGACACCGGCACCGCCCTGCTGGTGCCGGCCGATCGCGTCTATGACGCCCGGCTGCAGCTGGCGTCCCAGGGCCTGCCGCGCGGCGGCTCGGTCGGCTTCGAGCTGATGGACAACGCCCGCTTCGGCGCCAGCCAGTTCGCCGAGCAGATCAACTACCAGCGCGGCCTGGAAGGCGAGCTGGCGCGCTCGATCGAATCCATGCACACCGTGCAGCACGCCCGCGTGCACCTGGCCATGCCGCGCCAGTCGCTGTTCGTGCGCGAACGCCAGCCGCCGACCGCCTCGGTGCTGCTGAATGTCTACCCCGGCCGCAGCCTGAGCGATGCCCAGGTTTCGGCCATTTCGTGGCTGGTCGCCTCCAGCGTGCCCGAACTGACGGCCGAGAACGTCTCGGTCGTCGACCAGAACGGCCGCCTGCTGTCCTCGCCGCTGGGCGAAGGCCGTGGCATGGACGCCGACCAGACGCGCATGGTCCGCGAAACCGAACAGCGCACCGTCGAACGCATCCTGACCATCCTCAATCCGCTGGTCGGCCCGGGCAACGTGCACGCCCAGGCCAGCGCCGAAATGGACTTCGCCCGCCGCGAGGAAACCTCCGAGGTCTACCGTCCCAACCAGGAACCCGGCCAGGCCGCCATCCGCAGCCAGCAGACCAGCGACCAGAACCAACGCGGCGTCAATCCCGCCCAGGGCGTGCCTGGCGCGCTGTCCAACCAGCCGCCGGGCAACGCCCAGGCGCCCATCGCCAATCCGCCGCAGACCCAGCCGCCGCGCCCGGGCCAGCCGCAACAGCAAGGCCAGCAACAACAGCAGCAACAGACGACCACCGGCGCCCAGAACGCCGGCGGCACCATCAACGACCGCCGCGACGCCACCACCAACTACGAAGTCGACCGCACCATCAGCCACATCAAGCAGCCGGTCGGCACGGTCAAGCGCCTGTCGGTCGCCGTGGTGGTGAACTACGTGCGCGACAAGGACGGCGACCTCAAGGCCCTGCCGCCGGAAGAACTGAGCAAGCTGACCAACCTCGTGCGCGAGGCGATGGGCTACTCGGAAAGCCGCGGCGATTCGCTGAACCTGGTCAACAGCCAGTTCAACGACGGCCCGCCGGCGCTGCCGATGTGGCGCGATCCGGAAATGATCTCGCTGTTCAAGACCATCCTGGCATGGCTGGTCGGTGGTGTGCTGGCCCTGTGGCTGTACCGCAAGGTGCGCCGTTCGGTGGGCGACTACCTGTACCCGCCGGTTGATCCGGAAGTGGCCGAGGCCGAACGCATCGAAGCCCAGCGCGAGGCCCAGGACATGGCTCGCGCCAAGGAAACCGACCGTTACCAGGACAACCTGGAACGCGCCCGCACGATGGCGAACAAGGATCCGCGCGCCGTCGCGATGGTCCTGCGCACCTGGATGACCAAAGATGAAAAATGA
- the fliI gene encoding flagellar protein export ATPase FliI: MSANPAPAQPGQPAVPVIDRWQTQLQIGSIRAASTDPWLVSGKITRATGLVLHATGLRLPVGAAARIEIARGHDHWADAEVVGFDGHTLYLMPQADISGLPPGARVVPGEPPVQRQIPLPRKAELNGNAKPQLGRHLPVGNALLGRVLDGAGRPLDGLGPLTGAELAPLSALPINPLSRAPIDTVLDTGVRAINGLLTVGRGQRMGLFAGSGVGKSVLLGMMARYTKADVIVVGLIGERGREVKEFIEHNLGPEGLARSVVVAAPADVSALLRLQGAAYATRLAEHFRDQGLDVLLIMDSLTRYAMAQREIALAIGEPPATKGYPPSVFAKLPMLVERAGMGAPGPSGKAGSITAFYTVLAEGDDQQDPIADSARAILDGHVVLSRHLAEAGHYPAIDIEASISRAMTSLITQQQFSVVRRFKQTLSRYQRNRDLIAVGAYAAGNDPQLDDAIARYPRLEAFLQQDIGENVGYEDAVEQLRASFELRDTYA, translated from the coding sequence GTGAGCGCCAATCCGGCCCCCGCGCAGCCCGGCCAACCGGCCGTGCCCGTGATCGACCGCTGGCAGACCCAGCTGCAGATCGGGTCGATCCGCGCCGCCTCGACCGACCCCTGGCTGGTCAGCGGCAAGATCACGCGCGCCACGGGCCTGGTGCTGCACGCCACCGGACTGCGCCTGCCGGTGGGCGCCGCCGCCCGCATCGAGATCGCGCGCGGCCATGACCACTGGGCCGACGCCGAAGTGGTCGGTTTCGACGGCCACACCCTGTACCTGATGCCGCAGGCCGATATTTCCGGCCTGCCGCCCGGCGCCCGCGTGGTGCCCGGCGAACCGCCCGTGCAACGCCAGATCCCGCTGCCGCGCAAGGCCGAGCTGAACGGCAACGCCAAGCCGCAGCTGGGCCGCCACCTGCCGGTGGGCAACGCCCTGCTCGGCCGCGTGCTCGACGGCGCCGGCCGGCCGCTGGACGGCCTGGGCCCGCTGACGGGCGCCGAACTGGCGCCGCTGTCGGCGCTGCCGATCAACCCGCTGTCGCGCGCCCCGATCGACACCGTGCTGGATACCGGCGTGCGCGCCATCAACGGCTTGCTCACCGTCGGCCGCGGCCAGCGCATGGGCCTGTTCGCCGGCTCCGGCGTCGGCAAGAGCGTGCTGCTGGGTATGATGGCCCGCTACACCAAGGCCGACGTCATCGTGGTCGGCCTGATCGGCGAACGCGGCCGCGAAGTCAAGGAATTCATCGAGCACAATCTGGGCCCCGAGGGCCTGGCGCGCTCGGTGGTGGTGGCCGCCCCGGCCGACGTCTCGGCGCTGCTGCGCCTGCAGGGCGCGGCCTACGCCACGCGCCTGGCGGAACACTTCCGCGACCAGGGCCTGGACGTGCTGCTGATCATGGACTCGCTCACCCGCTACGCCATGGCGCAACGCGAAATCGCGCTGGCCATCGGCGAGCCGCCCGCCACCAAGGGCTATCCGCCGTCGGTGTTCGCCAAGCTGCCGATGCTGGTGGAACGCGCCGGCATGGGCGCGCCCGGCCCCAGCGGCAAGGCCGGCTCGATCACTGCTTTCTATACGGTGCTGGCCGAGGGCGACGACCAGCAGGATCCGATCGCCGACTCGGCGCGCGCCATCCTGGACGGCCACGTGGTGCTGTCGCGCCACCTGGCCGAGGCCGGCCACTACCCCGCCATCGACATCGAGGCTTCGATCTCGCGCGCCATGACCTCGCTGATCACGCAGCAGCAGTTCTCGGTGGTGCGCCGTTTCAAGCAAACGCTGTCGCGCTACCAGCGCAACCGCGACCTGATCGCCGTGGGCGCCTACGCCGCCGGCAACGACCCGCAGCTGGACGATGCCATCGCCCGCTACCCGCGCCTCGAAGCCTTCCTGCAACAGGATATCGGCGAGAACGTCGGCTACGAGGACGCGGTCGAGCAACTGCGCGCCAGCTTTGAATTGAGGGACACCTATGCCTAG
- the fliD gene encoding flagellar filament capping protein FliD: MASITNLGSVSGLPLEKILSDLQTAEDKKLSIYTTRAASYKTRIDAYAQLQSALEALQKSAGVLGKAETMAAIKGSVTGGTALTATVAAEGATAGQYVIEVKNLARAQSLQSGAVADRTAKHGDTGSFEVELADGTKRTIDLKGDTSLNGIVKAINADDKSGLRATVINDGNGNNYLMLTAKDTGVQASVKNITVTGDQSLKDILSFSTAADGTTTGMASTKAEDAQLIINNLVVKSGSNNVANVIDGVTLNLTEKTETDKPITLKLEADTSVANKAIQDFVKTYNALQTTIKNLTAFDAKAATNQPLTGDGTTRSIQSSVTGALQAVLGEGTVRSLADLGITTDPQTRQLKLDQTKLDKALTANPADVTKLLTGDNGLAKSFDKAFKDVLGSTGSLKTRTDGLTKSMSDLDAQQKRAKAASDAEIDQMRTRFVALDKFYMQMQTTANYLTQQFAAMNKSSK, from the coding sequence ATGGCCTCTATCACCAACCTCGGTTCAGTTTCCGGCTTGCCCCTGGAAAAGATCCTGTCGGACCTGCAGACGGCCGAGGACAAGAAGCTCTCGATTTACACCACCCGCGCTGCCAGTTACAAGACTCGCATCGATGCCTACGCGCAGCTGCAAAGCGCGCTGGAGGCGCTGCAGAAGTCCGCCGGCGTGCTGGGCAAGGCCGAAACGATGGCTGCCATCAAGGGCAGCGTCACCGGCGGCACCGCCTTGACGGCCACCGTGGCCGCCGAAGGCGCCACCGCGGGCCAGTACGTCATCGAAGTGAAGAACCTGGCCCGCGCCCAGAGCCTGCAGTCGGGCGCCGTGGCCGACCGTACCGCCAAGCACGGCGACACCGGCTCGTTCGAGGTCGAACTGGCCGACGGCACCAAGCGCACCATCGACCTGAAGGGCGACACCTCGCTCAACGGCATCGTCAAGGCCATCAACGCCGACGACAAGTCCGGGCTGCGCGCCACCGTCATCAACGACGGCAACGGCAACAACTACCTGATGCTGACGGCCAAGGACACCGGCGTCCAGGCCTCGGTCAAGAACATCACCGTCACCGGCGACCAGTCGCTCAAGGACATCCTGTCCTTCAGCACCGCCGCCGACGGCACCACCACCGGCATGGCCAGCACCAAGGCCGAAGACGCCCAACTGATCATCAACAATCTCGTCGTCAAGAGCGGCTCGAACAACGTCGCCAACGTTATTGACGGCGTGACGCTGAACCTGACCGAAAAGACCGAGACCGACAAGCCGATCACGCTCAAGCTCGAAGCCGACACGTCGGTCGCCAACAAGGCCATCCAGGACTTCGTCAAGACCTACAACGCGCTGCAGACGACCATCAAGAACCTGACGGCCTTCGACGCCAAGGCGGCCACCAATCAGCCGCTGACCGGCGACGGCACGACGCGCTCGATCCAGTCGTCGGTGACGGGCGCGCTGCAGGCCGTGCTGGGGGAAGGCACCGTCCGTTCGCTGGCCGACCTGGGCATCACCACCGATCCGCAGACGCGCCAACTCAAGCTCGACCAGACCAAGCTGGACAAGGCGCTGACCGCCAATCCGGCCGATGTCACGAAACTGCTGACCGGTGACAACGGCCTGGCCAAGAGTTTCGACAAGGCTTTCAAGGACGTGCTGGGCAGCACCGGTTCGCTCAAGACGCGCACCGACGGCCTGACCAAGTCGATGAGCGATCTGGACGCCCAGCAGAAGCGGGCCAAGGCCGCCAGCGATGCCGAAATAGACCAGATGCGCACCCGCTTCGTGGCGCTGGACAAGTTCTACATGCAAATGCAGACCACCGCCAACTACCTGACCCAACAATTTGCGGCGATGAACAAATCGAGCAAATAA
- a CDS encoding EscU/YscU/HrcU family type III secretion system export apparatus switch protein produces MRTAPPPDQGPNANRNAAVAISYDDKDAAPRVVAKGYGQLADTIVRAAEENGLYVHESRELVGLLMQVDLDAHIPPQLYVAVAELLAWLYRLESRELPDAAPPA; encoded by the coding sequence ATGCGCACCGCCCCGCCGCCCGATCAGGGTCCCAACGCCAACCGCAACGCCGCGGTCGCGATCTCGTACGACGACAAGGATGCCGCCCCCCGGGTGGTGGCCAAGGGTTACGGCCAGCTGGCCGACACCATCGTGCGCGCCGCCGAGGAAAACGGACTCTACGTCCATGAATCGCGCGAACTCGTCGGTCTGCTGATGCAAGTGGACCTGGATGCGCATATTCCTCCCCAACTCTACGTAGCGGTGGCAGAATTGCTGGCCTGGCTGTATCGCCTCGAATCGCGCGAGCTTCCCGACGCCGCGCCGCCAGCCTGA
- the fliG gene encoding flagellar motor switch protein FliG produces MKNDAKPMDGMTRSAVLMMSLGEDAAAEVFKYLSAREVQQVGAAMASLKQVTRNDVAVVLEEFRQEADQFMAVTLGSDDYIRTVLTKALGSDRAAGLIEDILEAGEGGSGIDALNWLDPHTVAELIGDEHPQIIATILVHLERDRAAGVLALLTDRLRNDVMLRIATFGGVQPAALSELTEVLNSVLAGQGAKRSKMGGVRTAAEILNMMNSAEEETVVASLRERDNDLAQKIIDEMFVFDNLLDVEDRAIQLILKEIDNDTLMVALKGAQEELRAKFLRNMSSRAAEMLREDLEAQGPIRMSKVETEQKKILQIARRLAESGQIVLGNSGDDAYV; encoded by the coding sequence ATGAAAAATGATGCCAAGCCGATGGACGGCATGACGCGCAGCGCCGTCCTGATGATGTCGCTGGGTGAAGACGCCGCCGCCGAGGTCTTCAAGTACCTCTCCGCCCGCGAAGTCCAGCAGGTCGGCGCCGCCATGGCCAGCCTCAAGCAGGTCACCCGCAACGACGTCGCCGTGGTGCTGGAGGAATTCCGCCAGGAAGCCGACCAGTTCATGGCCGTCACGCTGGGTTCGGACGACTACATCCGCACCGTGCTGACCAAGGCGCTGGGCAGCGACCGCGCCGCCGGCCTGATCGAAGACATCCTGGAAGCCGGCGAAGGCGGCAGCGGCATCGACGCGCTGAACTGGCTCGACCCGCACACCGTGGCCGAACTGATCGGCGACGAGCACCCGCAGATCATCGCCACCATCCTGGTGCACCTGGAGCGCGACCGCGCCGCCGGCGTGCTGGCGCTGCTGACCGACCGCCTGCGCAACGACGTCATGCTGCGCATCGCCACCTTCGGCGGCGTGCAGCCGGCCGCCCTGTCGGAACTGACCGAAGTGCTCAATTCCGTGCTGGCCGGCCAGGGCGCCAAGCGCAGCAAGATGGGCGGCGTGCGCACTGCGGCCGAGATTCTCAACATGATGAATTCGGCCGAAGAGGAAACCGTGGTCGCCAGCCTGCGCGAACGCGACAACGACCTGGCGCAGAAGATCATCGACGAGATGTTCGTGTTCGACAACCTGCTCGACGTCGAGGACCGCGCCATCCAGCTCATCCTCAAGGAAATCGACAACGACACGCTCATGGTCGCGCTCAAGGGCGCCCAGGAAGAACTGCGCGCCAAGTTCCTGCGCAACATGTCCAGCCGCGCCGCCGAAATGCTGCGCGAGGACCTGGAAGCGCAAGGCCCGATCCGCATGTCGAAGGTCGAGACCGAGCAGAAGAAGATCCTGCAGATCGCCCGCCGCCTGGCCGAGAGCGGCCAGATCGTCCTGGGCAACTCCGGAGACGACGCGTATGTCTGA
- the fliH gene encoding flagellar assembly protein FliH — protein sequence MSEADTGQSTLISRSAAWRRWQMLSFDEPPPVEVEPEPEPDPGPDPEVVMAQLRAQASAEGHAAGHAQGHAEGLAAGHAEGHEAGLAAGREAGYAEGLAQAREQGAEEARRLHALVQACAESVGSLEEKMGQSLLTLALDIAQQVVRTTLAEQPDTVASAVREVLHINPTAGGQMRLWANPADIELIRLHLADELKEGHWRVLADESIARGGCRAETPFGDIDATLQTRWRRVAASLGRNVHWEDPA from the coding sequence ATGTCTGAAGCGGATACCGGCCAGTCGACGCTCATCTCGCGCAGTGCCGCCTGGCGGCGCTGGCAGATGCTGTCGTTCGACGAGCCGCCGCCCGTCGAAGTCGAACCCGAGCCGGAACCCGATCCGGGCCCCGACCCCGAAGTGGTGATGGCCCAGCTGCGCGCCCAGGCCAGCGCCGAAGGCCACGCGGCCGGTCATGCGCAGGGTCACGCCGAAGGCCTGGCCGCCGGCCATGCCGAAGGCCATGAGGCCGGCCTCGCCGCCGGCCGCGAAGCCGGCTACGCCGAGGGCCTGGCCCAGGCCCGCGAACAAGGCGCCGAGGAAGCCCGGCGCCTGCACGCGCTGGTGCAGGCCTGCGCCGAATCGGTCGGCTCGCTCGAAGAAAAAATGGGCCAGAGCCTGCTGACGCTGGCGCTGGACATCGCCCAGCAGGTCGTGCGCACCACCCTGGCCGAGCAGCCCGACACCGTGGCCAGCGCCGTGCGTGAAGTGCTGCACATCAACCCCACCGCCGGTGGCCAGATGCGCCTGTGGGCCAACCCCGCCGACATCGAGCTGATCCGCCTGCACCTGGCCGACGAACTCAAGGAAGGCCACTGGCGCGTGCTGGCCGACGAATCCATCGCGCGCGGCGGCTGCCGCGCCGAGACGCCGTTCGGCGACATCGACGCCACCTTGCAGACCCGCTGGCGCCGCGTCGCGGCCTCGCTGGGCCGCAATGTCCACTGGGAGGATCCGGCGTGA
- the fliS gene encoding flagellar export chaperone FliS produces MTYAARRPTGSQSVRSYADIGLETQVLGASPERLITLLYLGARAAIGQARIHLQEGRVAERGAAISKAIKIVDEGLKTGLNMEAGGEIAANLARLYDYIVRTLLTANLKANAEQLDIADRLLADLAEAWQTSIDRPAGLAQP; encoded by the coding sequence ATGACTTACGCCGCCCGCCGCCCCACAGGGTCCCAATCCGTCCGCTCCTACGCCGATATCGGCCTGGAAACCCAGGTTCTGGGCGCGAGTCCCGAGCGGCTGATCACCCTGTTGTACCTGGGTGCCCGGGCGGCGATCGGGCAGGCGCGCATCCATCTGCAGGAAGGCCGGGTCGCCGAGCGCGGCGCGGCCATCTCGAAAGCGATCAAGATCGTCGATGAAGGCTTGAAGACCGGGTTGAACATGGAGGCTGGCGGCGAGATCGCCGCCAACCTCGCCCGGCTCTACGATTACATCGTCCGCACCTTGCTGACGGCAAATCTGAAAGCGAATGCCGAGCAACTCGACATTGCCGACCGCCTGTTGGCGGATCTGGCCGAGGCTTGGCAGACTTCCATCGACCGACCGGCTGGCCTTGCCCAGCCCTGA
- a CDS encoding flagellar brake protein: MLDASDPEFLLTRPEDMRAALFELTHPDSHILVRDAADREMAVLVLGADKQTRQFFWRPRDYAGADFEQSDSMGLLSGTTFHFHATAYGGVQIRFRVERPEVIHFDDGSAALMSPFPEHLARIQRRKMFRASLITNANRCQASWQPDPAEKPISFSVRDLSVDGVGLRVEMAVQALPERGSVLEDVRLDFGDLGKLSAHLQVRNVYPISGQPMVQADSPDEPAPTHVSLTGEPPMSHLGAVFLNLDARQENWLQQVVWRLEKNAR; the protein is encoded by the coding sequence GTGTTGGATGCCAGCGATCCGGAATTCCTGCTCACGCGGCCGGAAGACATGCGCGCCGCCCTCTTCGAACTGACGCACCCCGACAGCCATATCCTGGTGCGCGACGCCGCCGATCGCGAGATGGCGGTGCTGGTGCTGGGCGCCGACAAGCAGACCCGCCAGTTCTTCTGGCGCCCGCGCGACTACGCCGGCGCCGACTTCGAACAGTCCGACAGCATGGGCCTGCTGAGCGGCACTACTTTCCATTTTCACGCCACCGCCTACGGCGGCGTGCAGATCCGCTTTCGCGTCGAGCGCCCCGAAGTCATCCATTTCGATGACGGCAGCGCCGCCCTGATGTCGCCCTTCCCCGAGCATCTGGCCCGCATCCAGCGCCGCAAGATGTTCCGCGCCTCGCTGATCACGAATGCCAACCGCTGCCAGGCGTCGTGGCAACCCGATCCGGCCGAAAAGCCGATCAGCTTCTCGGTGCGCGATCTGTCGGTGGACGGCGTCGGCCTGCGGGTGGAAATGGCGGTGCAGGCCCTGCCGGAACGCGGCTCGGTGCTGGAAGACGTGCGGCTGGATTTCGGCGACCTGGGCAAGCTCAGCGCGCACCTTCAAGTGCGCAATGTGTACCCGATTTCGGGCCAACCCATGGTCCAGGCCGACAGCCCCGACGAACCGGCGCCGACCCACGTGTCGCTGACCGGCGAACCGCCCATGAGCCATCTGGGCGCAGTGTTCCTGAACCTGGATGCGCGGCAGGAAAACTGGCTGCAACAGGTCGTCTGGCGCCTGGAAAAAAACGCAAGGTAG